Part of the Paenibacillus guangzhouensis genome is shown below.
CATAATATGTTTGGGATGCTTCGTTTTGCTTAGACCATTTCGAATGACAGATACATAAGGATTCATCGCAGCGGGGGTAGAAATGTCGGATAGATGGGTGTACGTGCTTCTCACACCTTGACCACTCCTTTTAATCATTCCGTTTTTCGCTATCTTATTCAACTTGTAGATGAACTATGTTCCGATTTAAGGGTTTGTTCGTACGATAAGAGGCTTTTGTGAACAAAACGGAGAATGTATATAAGGAATATACAAATGCTAGGAAGGAAATAAGACATGATTGAAAAATTTACAGTTCATATCTCAGCACTATACAGAGAAAGATTGATAAGAGTTTGTCTCCCAAAGGGGTATGAGAATTCTAATAAACATTATCCAGTTTTGTATATGCACGATGGACAGAATTTATATCGAGATGAAGATTCATTTTTTGGTTCTAGTTGGAGAATTGCTGATTGTCTTGAGGAAATTGGCCTAGAACTTATCGTTGTTGGTATTGATTGTAACCCGCAAGGAACAAAACGTTTTGATGAATACGGTCCTTGGGTAAGTGAAAAAAGCATAAATAGAGGTTTATTCATCGATGAATCGATTGATTTAGGTGGAGAAGGAGAACAGTATATTGATTTTATCGTAGAAGAATTAAAGCCATATATCGATGATAAGTACAAGACAATCGTAGATGATACGGCAATGGCGGGAAGCTCATCAGGAGGTATGATTTCTACTTATGCCATGTGCAAATACCCTACTATATTTAGAAGAGTAGCTACACTTTCTAATGCTTTTTGGTTAAGCCAGAAAGAAATAGAGGACTTTGCTAAAAAAAGTGATTTATCAGATGTAAAAAAGTTTTATTTTGATGTAGGAACGCAAGAACAAACAGCAACGTTTGGTTCGGAAGTTTATGTAAATTCGAATATTTCCTTCAAGAATGTGATGGATGAAAAGAATATCAATTATCGTTTTGAAATTGTTGAGGGTGCCATTCATAATGAAGTTGCTTGGCGAACACGTTTTCCTAATATTCTTCTATATTTGTATCAAGAATAATAACAAATTCAAAAGATCTGAAATAGTGGCAGCCGGTCAAACGAGCGGCTGCCGTTTTCATTGTTGTGAATGACAGGATAATATGGAAAAATACATGTCAAAATAGCATTTACAATCCGGAACGTATGTTCTAATATTGAGTAGTGAATATGTGTTTATTGGGTTACATACGGAAAAAGCGAGAAAGGAAGATGCTTATGATTACCATTTATGATTGGTTTGGCTATGAATTGCCGAATAAGGAACGTTTTCAGTTAATAAAAGAAGCTGGATTTGATGGCGTTTTATTATGGTGGAGTGATGGCTTTGGTCGCGACTGCTTTGGTCGGGACGATTTCCGCAACGGTCCGCAATTTGCGCGAGAAGCGGGTCTTTTTATAGAAAATATCCACACACCAGTCCACAACGAAAACAACCTCTGGCTTGACAATCTGGACGGTGAAGCCGTAACTGATTGCTATTTGCAATGTGTTGCAGATTGTGCCGAATTTGAGATTCCGACAATGGTGGTGCACTTGCCGGGCGAAAACAATCCATATAATACATTAGGACTGGATAGAATCAAGAGAATCACTGAAAAGGCTGAACAGCTTGGTGTCAATATTGCACTGGAGAACTTATGGAATTTTTCCAATTTGGCCTATGTGCTGGAGCAAGTGGATTCCCTGCGAATCGGATTCTGTTATGACTCCGGACATCACTACCGCTATTATCCAGGTGATGATTTATTATCCATGTACGGTTCACGTCTGATGGCACTACATTTGCATGATAATAACGGAAGTTATGCCCAGCACGGGTTACCCTTTGACGGCACGATTGATTGGGCTACAACCATGAAAAAAATTGCGGAAACGAATTATTCAGGCGCGACTGCAATAGAGGCGATGAATTGGGATTATGAGGATTTGTCGGCTATACAGTTTTTAGACAAGGCGTTTGAGCGAGCAAAAAGGCTGGAAGCATTAAGACTCTATAATCCATAAAGTGAATAATAATCATGTCACTGGAGGGGAAAGGCTTGGATCAAAAATCAATGGAGGATCTTGAACTCATTGATACCTATAAACGAGCACCACTTGAATTATCGCAGGCAATTGCTGGACTATGTGATGTTGAGTTGGATCTAACCAGAGCCAATGGTAAATGGTCAATTAGAGAAATTATTCATCATATCATTGACTGTGATATGAATTATTTCCAGATTAATCGATATGCACTGGCGGACTCTGGAGCCAAGTTTTTGTTCAATGCGTTTGATTCGCACGTTTGGAACCAAACAATGAATTACAAAAATCGTTCAGTTTCACTAGAGCTTAAATTATTTGGCATGATGAGGGAATATATAGCATACCTTTGCAATTTTTTGCCAAATTCAATGGATAGGGTCCTTGTACATGAATTTGGGACAGCAACTGTTCGTGACGCAATCAAGCATGACATCCAGCATGCTGCGAATCACATTGAACAAATACTCGAGACGCGCAGGATACATAACATATAGAATCTTATCACTGTATTCACGGAAAAGCAGGAATTGTAATCCAGATTAACGCATTGGAAGTCATAGCCCTTTTAAGGAGTGGAAAGATGCAACCAACTCTAGTTGATATTTCTGAATATAAAATTATTGGTATTGGAAATATTGGTAAACCAACCCATCCTGGGGATGTCTGGCCAGCTTTGTTCACCCGAATAAACGAAGTTACAGATCGAATAAATCATCATGAGACAATTGGATTAATCAAACGAAATGAACCCGGCTATCTAGCAGGTGTGAGAACCGAGTCTTTAAGTGAGGTGCCAGAAGGCATGTTTATGTATAAAATTCCCGCTGGCCAATATGCAGGAGTAACTCATAGAGGACCTATAAGTAAGATAAACGAATCGTTTGAAAAACTTATTTACTGGCTCAGCACTAATAATTATGAGGAATTCGATGTTGTCTGTATTGAAATATATGATGAAAGATTTAAGGGTGAAGAGGACGACAGTGAGCTCGATATGTTCATTCAGCTAAAACCAATATGAATATTTTGTCATTCAACTAACGGGATACGATAAATAAATGCCCTCCTTGATATGTTATTATGGATAATAGAATGACTGCCATCATAGCTAATTATTTATAGAACATAGGAGGATTACATGTCCTGGAGCAAATTGAAGCAACATCTGGAGAGTTTTCTCTGTCCTGCGTTATATGGAAGGGTCGAATACCGTGCAACCAGCTACCGTTATTTACCTGATAAAGCAGGACTTTGTTATATTGCGGTAGATAAAAAGAATGTATTCAATATGAGTGATATAACCTTAATTAAATGGTATCAAACCGAGCTGGAAATTAAGAATGATTCAGATATCCAAATTCCAATCAGCAATGAAGAAATTGAAACGGTCAGAAAGGAAACCAAAGGGAATGTTCCCGAGGATCGTCTAAAAGTAATTGCAAGAAATAGAAAAATATCAGAATATGCAAAGGAGCTTTTGTCAGCACAACAATCATTAAGTAAATCAAATTTTACCGTCGTAGCTAAAAAGTTTTTATCCATTTCAATAGAAGAAAGCATAGAGAGCAATGATATCTTATTGAATATTCTAGCTTTGGTGGACAGACGAGTTGGGAAAAAACGAATTTTGGACATGAATGAGAAGATGAAGTTAAAGCATCCAATTGTTCAGTATTTTTATGAACTACGGCTATCTACCTTATAGTTGACTCTTGATATTTATGGTACCAAGTTTTTGTATTGTATGACATATCGGGTGACAAGAATATATATGCTTAAAAGTCGCGTACTTGCGGCTTTTTTTGCTTTAACAGTATAGGATCTTGTCAAAAATCAATGACAAACAGACAGAAGAATGTGATGGAACAGCAATTTATTATTGCTCTCTATTTTGCCAGAGGCACACATCCGCTTCTCCTGCAATATGATGAGTTTAGAAATATAAAGAGGTGAGCCAATGGCAGTTGTAAAAGCTAGGAAAAGGGATATTGATATGTTGGCAAGGTTGCTTCGGGCTGAAGCTGAGACCGAAGGCGAAATGGGCATGCTCCTTGTTGGAAATGTTGGCATTAACCGAATAAGAGCGAATTGCTCCGATTTTAAAGGGATCCGAACTATTCCCGAAATGATCAACCAGGCACATGCGTTCGAAGCGTTGCAACATGGTCTGTACTATCAAAACGCAAGAGATAGGGAGCGCCGTCTGGCGCAACGAGCTGTGAATGGGGAGCGGAATTGGCCAGCTAAATTCTCCCTATGGTATTTCCGTCCAGGATCGTTCGAAAATCCCGGCCCATGTCCGCCAACTTGGTATAATCAGCCGTTAGCAGGACGATGGAAGAAGCACTGTTTTTATGAACCGACCGCGGAAGAATGTGAAAGTGTATATAGTACGTTTTAATTTATAAACGAAAAGAGCTCAGGATTTTTCACCTGTCTTGTCCAGCCATGTGTCGGTTGACAAATTTTATCTCATAAAGTGCCGCGTAAATCGTGGCTTCTTTGTGTTTAGAGCAATCGGCAGCAGGCAAGATAAAAAGATGCCATTTTTACTTATAATCAAATAGTACCCCCAATGTATAAATTTCTTCAGTTAAACTTATAGAGGACTTATATCACTTGGTGGTGGGCTTATGCGAAATATAGATTACATAAATTATTATTGGCAAGATGATGAAGTTAGATTGCGTTCAATACAGGCTGAAGATTGGGAGAGTTCATATCTAAGTGGATTCGATACCCCTGCTCGACGTTTTCTAGAATGTGTCATTGAATTACCGCCTACAATCTCAGGAGCAAAGAAATTCGTAGAAGCAAACGTTGAATTTTCCTCCACGAATGGGCGAATTATGTTTACAATTGAAAATTTGAACGGTGAAAGTGTAGGAGGCATTAATCTAAACAGCATCGATGAAAGAAACGGGACGTTTAGTATAGGTATCGTAATAGATAAAGAGTATCGTGGTAAGGGCTATGGTACAAGAGCTATGAAAATCCTTCTAAAATATGCTTTTCTGGAACGGAGACTTAATAAATTTAATGACTACGTTCTTGAAGGGAATGAAGCATCAGCGAGAATGGTGCAGAAGCTTGGCTGCGTTCGAGAAGGTGTACGTCGACAAGTGGTATATATAAATGGTCAATATTTAGATTTTATTTTGTTTGGATTAACGAAAGATGAATATATCGAGAAGCATAAAGTGATTTAGTAATACATAGAGGCTAACTGTTATAACGATCGGCTACCGATAAGTACCTGAAGACTTTGAAAGTCGCATGATAGGCGGCTTTTTTGTTGTTACAGCTCGAGTAAGATCTTGATTAAGCTTTAGATGACTGTCGTCAGATAAGATAATGGTATACGAAGGAATTGCATGCAATTGGTGGAATATTATTACTATGCAAAGAAAAGTTTCAAATACAAAAGAGGAGCTGGAAAAATTGAAACCTATTATTGTAGGAATTGCAGGCGGTTCGGGCAGTGGGAAATCAACTTACTGCGAAATTATAGTTAAAGAACTTAAAGATTATCAAGTGGCTGTTGTCTCAACAGACGATTTCTATAAAAAGGATTTACCAAAGATGATATCGCCTGTATCAAATATGGAATACGACGATTTTAACCATCCAGATGCATTGGATTATAACAAGTTAATGGTGCATATAAACAACTTACTGAGTACTGATAATCATCCTGAAGTAGTTATTTTAGAAGGCATTTTCACACTTTACTTTGAAGAGCTAAGAAAAATGTTAGACTTAAAGATCTTTGTTGATCTTGATTCAGATGAACGCATGTATCGTAGGATACGTAGAAATATGAAAAATTGGGGGGCGGGTTTTGATGAAGTTGCAACATATTACCTAGATGCTGCAAAACATAGAGAAATCGAATTTGTACTTCGTACTAAAAATTTTGCTGATATCGTCATTAATGGTAACCATCTAGAAGGCATATCGAAGAATATTATCTGTTGTTGGATAAGCAGTATGATAAAAAAATAAGCCAATCGCGCAGAAAAATCAATACCTGATAACCAGTCGCAGCTATACTGACAACAAATTGTATATCAGAAGCGTCTAATCATCGTACAGACAACAGCAACAGGAGTGGAACAGATGCAAGTAAAACTGATGACAATATGCGGTGCCGTTCTAGCATCTATGCTCTTATGGGCAGGAAGTGCGGCCGCAGAAGAACGGTTTGTCGATCTGCAGCATTCGAAGTGGGCAGAAGACAGTATTACCTACATGGCAAAACGAGGAACAGTGGCTGGATATGGCAATGGGATATTTATGCCCGAGGGGCATGTAACAAGGGCGCAAGCCGTCACTTTCATGGTGCGAGAGCTTTATCCGCAACAACTGCAGCAAGCAGTGGAAGGCACGAAATATACAGATGTTCCGACAACACATCCTTTTTATCGAGAAATCACTATAGCGGCAAAAAATGGGCTGGCCAGCGGATTCCCTGACGGCACCTTCCATCCGGATACACCGATTAGCCGCGCAGAGACTGCTGCATTCCTGTCACGCGCATATTCGCTCGAGGAAGGAAAGCAACCCGTAGGTTTGACGGATACACAGAAGCATTGGGCGGCAGCACCAATTCTCATCATGAGCTCCAACGGATTGATCAGCGGATATTCGGATGGTACCTATCGTCCGGATCAACCTGTCACGCGTGCGGAGTTTGCCGTATTTATGACGCGAGTGATTCGGTTCGAACGCGAAGAAGCCATTCGGGCACACGATTGGGATAGGCTGCTATCTTATATGACCGTAAGCGAGCAAGTTGGCCAAATGCTGATGCCTGACATTAGGCAATGGAACGGGCAAGTGACAACGACTGTCAATGAAGGACTGAAACGCAGCATTCATGATCAAGACTTGGGCGGACTTATTCTTTTCGACAAAAATATTGTAGATATGAGGCAGGTCACAACACTTACACATCATTTGCAAATGGAAGCAGGGGACATTCCTTTGTTTCTTGGCATCGACCAAGAAGGAGGCGTTATTAAGCGAATCCCAGGCGGGACGAATCTGCCGGGTCAAATGGCGCTTGGTGCAACCAGAGATACAAAGCTGGCCGAAGCAGCCGGACAGTTGACAGGGGAGGAGCTTAGAGCACTTGGGCTGCAGGTCAATTTTGCACCGGTGCTCGACATTAATAGCAATCCAGACAACCCGATCATCGGTATGCGGTCGTTTGGCTCGGATGCGGATTTAGTGACACGGCTTGGTCTCGCAACGATGAAAGGGCTGCGGCAATCAGGGGTGATCGCGGGAGTCAAGCATTTTCCGGGGCATGGCGACACGACGGTAGACTCCCATCTGGGTATGCCTGTGCTGACACATAACCGCGAACGGCTCGATGCAGTGGAACTGAAACCGTTTCGGGCTGCGATCGACAATGGGGTGGAGATGATCATGACCGCGCATATTGCCTTCCCTGTCGTAGATAACGAACACATCATTTCGCTGAAGGACGGAAACAGCGTGCCGATCCCTGCCACGTTATCTAAGAAGGTGCTGACCGGACTGCTTCGGGGAGAACTGGGATATAAAGGAGTCATCATTTCCGATGCCTTTACCATGAATGCGATTGCGGAGCATTTTGGGGAAAATAAAGCGGTGGAACGTGCAGTCTCCGCAGGTGTTGATATCATCCTTATGCCGCAAGATCCAGCAGCTGCACATCAAACGCTGCTGAACGCGGTTAAGAGAGGGACTATCCCGATCGAAACGATCCAAGCATCCGTGAAGCGCATTTTGGAGTTGAAATCGAAATATGGTTTGTTTGACCGTAGCGAAAGCCTCGCGCATAAATTGGCCGAGCTTAACCATGTCATTGGATCCGAGGAGCATCGCACGGTGGAACGGGAAATCGCAGAGCGGGCGGTGACATTATTGGCCGGCCGAGACAGTGGCCATCCGGATCAAATTCATAAAGGCGACCGAGTTGTTATTGCCGCAACGGAAGAGGAGCAGGCGAAACAGCTCGAGAGGCAGCTGATACAAGCTGCAAATAACCTATCGTTAAAGACGGAAATTTTCGTTATCGGCCAAGGAAAAACGAATGAAGCGCTTCAGGCGTTTGATAAGGCGGATTACGTCATCCTGGCCTCTTACCAGTTCCGTAATGTGGCTAGTCAGTTCAAATGGGCCGATTATCAAACCTTGGTTGATGAGATGAATAAGCGTAATAAGCGTTACACACTACTATCGCTCGGCAACCCGTACGAGACGATCTATTTGCAGAACGTGCGCTCGGGGCTTGCTGTATACGGAAAGCAGGAGCCGAATACAGCTGCTGGAATCAAAGTGCTGTTCGGTCGATTAGAAGCCAGCGGTGTGTTGCCAGTGACAACGGATCAAAGCACGGTTAGTACGAATTAACTTTGAAATTATCAATATTTTAGTTTGGTAAAATAACTAAAACGCGGTTGCCGACATCGATCGGCAGCCGCGTTTTGCTAAGTGCAGGATAACGCAACTAGAGATGAAGTTTGACTCCTTTATCTAACAATGGGTACATGTGCCGATCCGAGCCTTGAGATTTGGGAGAATAGAACAGCCATATCTATTGGTGATAGATCAAATTCCCGCTGAATCCAGAATTGAATGGTCCCCACATAGGCTGAAGCCAGATAAGCAAACAAATACTGTTGTTTTGCAGGTATATCGGCTGAATTAGTCTGCCGATATTCTGCTCGGTAGGCGTTAATGAATTGTTGATTGATTAATTCGGTCATCTGGCGTGAAAGATCCGTGTCACCTCCTGGGCCCAAGAATACTTTGAAAAAGCGTTTTTGCTCAAATACAAATTCGAATGGACGCACGTAACCTGCTGGTGGATCTTTAAAGGGCTCACGATTTCCTAGCGTGTGGCCAAGTTTTTTTATGATCCGATGAAACTGTTCCAATATCTCATTTTTGAATTGTTCATAAAAATCTTGAATGCCTTGATAGTGCAAATAGAAGGTGCCTCTATTAAGTCCAGCTGTATCTGTCAGTTCTTTTACAGTAATGTTCTCCAATGATTTTTCTGGTGCCAAATCAAGCAAAACTTCTCTTAATAGAGTGCGGGTTCTCAAAATGCGCCGGTCAATTTTTTCAATCATTACAGTTCTCCCTAATAAAATTGTAACTTTACTGATCTTTTTGTGCTCAGCTGTTGATTAATGAACAGAAATATGAATTATGATCATCGATTTTTGAGTGTTCTCATTATAATCAATAAGTAAAAGTTAATCAACACTATGTTCAGTAAAAAGGAGAGTCGTAATGATTAACCATCAAGAAGCCCTAGAATCGTCTAGACAACTTAATGAGGTTCCTACACGAAGAACATTCATACTTGCGCTGATGGCTATTATCCCTGGCATGATGATGGTGATGATCGATAGCACCGCAATGAATGTAGCCATTCCTAGCTTGACCAGAGATTTTGGAGTTTCTTTTGACGCGTTACAGTGGGTGATTACTGGTTATATGCTAGCTATGTCCGTTACGATACCACTTGCAGGTTGGTTCTCGGATAGACACGGAGCAGCGAAAGCATATATCATAACAGTTATTTTATTTGTAATGGGATCACTTCTATGTGCATTGGCTCAAAACGCTATGCAGTTAACTATTTTTAGGATTATCCAGGGGCTTGGAGGGGGGATGGTTCAACCTATTGGGATGGCTATGGTGTTTCGCCTTGCACCGGAGAATAAGAAAGGTCAGATTATGGGTATGCTTGGCATTCCTATGCTGCTAGCGCCGGCTTCGGGACCCGTCTTGTCTGGTTGGCTGTTAGAATCTAGTGGCTGGCATTGGATTTTTCTTATTAATCTACCCTTGGGAATGATTACTGTTTATTTAGGAACACGATATTTAGTTGATGCAAATTCTCTAAAAATTACGTCTTCCTTGGATACTAAGCACCCCTTAGATATAATCGGGTTATTTTTAGCTCCTATGGCTTTTGTTTTACTCGCGCTAAGCATAAATATGGATGCTGTCTCCTGGCTTGTTTGGCTAATGGGAGCAGCCGGTATTATATTACTGATTTGGTTATGGTTGCATGAAATAAAACATCCACATCCCATCTTAGCGCTTCAGGCTTTCCGAGCAATCAGCTTTAGAAGAGGTATGTTTGTGAGTTGGATACAATACATCGCACTGAATGGATCACTCGTATTTATCCCACAGTATCTTCAAAATTTCAGAGGGTATAGCCCATTTCAAGCTGGTCTGGTAATGAGCTTGCTAGCTATTACTTCTGGATTGCTTATGCCGATCGGCGGGAAGCTTTTCGATAGGGTGGGTATACGACCTCTTGCAGGCTCGGGTCTTGGAACGATTGCCTTGGGTTTAATGCTCCTCTCACAAATTGGCCCGGACACAGGAGGGGTGCTGATTGGAGGAATCGTAGGGTTGCTTGGAATTGGTATGGGACTGTGTATGATGTCTCTCAATACCTATATTCTTCAATCGGCTCCCGCGGAGCTGATCAGTCGAGTTACACCCTTAACCTCAGCAAGTTCCAATTTAATTATTCCTATTGCAATTGCTGGCTTAAGCAACTTTCTGGCGATCCGAGCTGCCGTACGAACAACGCAAGTAGGCGGTAATACATCTATGGCTGAGATGGCGGGTTATTCTGATACCTTCTTATTTACGGCTTGCATTGCTTTATTCGGGGCATTGTTCAGTCTACTGCTCAAGCCTAAACGCAAGGGATAGATGTTAATGCTATGGTTAAGTTAAGTATCATCCTGGACTTTGTTCCCTAGTAAATACTTACGGGATCGGCCTGCGAAGAGTTGTTCAGAAACCGCGTTTTTCGGAGGGAACACCTTGCTAAATGCACAGCAGCATTTTAGCAGCAAGTAAAGATGAAACCCCACCGGCTTCGGCTGGTGGGGTTATTATTTGAATGAGCAACTACGCTTTAGAGGGGGAGTGACTGCATATATCTAGATGTATAAAGCAAAGGATGTGTTAAGTGGCATTGAATGGCCTTCCGTGATTAGATACCGAAACCACCAATACATGCACAAGAAACAATAACTAACAAGATGAACAATACAAGGATAGTACCAGTGCTTGTAAAGAACCCTCCACGTACATCGGACATTTCAACACCTCCTTAATTAAGAATACACGTTATGTTATGAAGGCTGATCATACTTTGTTTGGACGTTTGTCACTGTTTTTTTTCTACTTTTAATAAGCATGGACTACTCATGGGGCTTTTATTGTAAACAAGAAGAACGAGATCGAAGTAATTGAAAAATGCAACAACTCAATCTAACCGAAGTCGACGCTCAGGGGAAATGATATCCTTGTGAAGGTTAAACGGGGTAGATTCTGCCCTTAGCAAAATGAAAAAAGGAGCTGTTTGTGCAGCTCCTTAGTCTTTCGTATGTATCTGTTCATAAAATACTGATGTTATAATTTTTCAACTAATTCGATAATAACTCCGTCTGGGTCTCGGAAGATTACCCATTTGCGAGCATTAATCACCGTAGTAAGTGAGTCTGGTACAATATTGATTGGAGAGAAGAATTCGATTCCTTTTGACTCCAGTTCTTGTTTTGTTTGTTCCAGATCCTTTACATAGAAGCCGAAGTGCGTCGTTGAAAAAGAATGTAACGGAAGCGGTGCATCTATAGGAGATTTCGGCGATTCAAACTCCATTAATTGGATGACATTTTGTTCCGATTTTAAGTACGCCACACGCAGTCGAGTATCGGGAACGCCAAGGCCTTGTGAAATTTCCTCTCCATCAAAGGCATCGGTCGGTCCAACGATCACCTCTAGACCCAAGATATCGCGGTAAAAAGAGACGGATTTCTCCAAATTAGAAATAATAATGCCTACATGATAAAATCCTTGTAATTCCATAAAATACCTCCTAGTATAATCAATGATCCGACTTCATTATACATGTATCGTTATAGAATAGGAATCTTTTCCTCGTAAATTCTATCATGATCGAGATGGTCTAAAAATGAGAAAACCGATAGAACTTTACACACGAACATTTGTTTGTTATTATTTTTGTAAAATATGGGAGGTGAGGTTATTGGACAGTTCAAGTATATTGATTGACCTTCTACTAAATAAATACAATGCGGACCAGAAGTGGACTCGTAAGGTGATTGAACAGTTATCGGAGGAAGATATTATTTGGTCACCGACACCAGAGAGTAATAGCATCGCGAATTTAATAACGCACATTTCAGGCGCC
Proteins encoded:
- a CDS encoding alpha/beta hydrolase — protein: MIEKFTVHISALYRERLIRVCLPKGYENSNKHYPVLYMHDGQNLYRDEDSFFGSSWRIADCLEEIGLELIVVGIDCNPQGTKRFDEYGPWVSEKSINRGLFIDESIDLGGEGEQYIDFIVEELKPYIDDKYKTIVDDTAMAGSSSGGMISTYAMCKYPTIFRRVATLSNAFWLSQKEIEDFAKKSDLSDVKKFYFDVGTQEQTATFGSEVYVNSNISFKNVMDEKNINYRFEIVEGAIHNEVAWRTRFPNILLYLYQE
- a CDS encoding sugar phosphate isomerase/epimerase family protein produces the protein MITIYDWFGYELPNKERFQLIKEAGFDGVLLWWSDGFGRDCFGRDDFRNGPQFAREAGLFIENIHTPVHNENNLWLDNLDGEAVTDCYLQCVADCAEFEIPTMVVHLPGENNPYNTLGLDRIKRITEKAEQLGVNIALENLWNFSNLAYVLEQVDSLRIGFCYDSGHHYRYYPGDDLLSMYGSRLMALHLHDNNGSYAQHGLPFDGTIDWATTMKKIAETNYSGATAIEAMNWDYEDLSAIQFLDKAFERAKRLEALRLYNP
- a CDS encoding DinB family protein, with product MDQKSMEDLELIDTYKRAPLELSQAIAGLCDVELDLTRANGKWSIREIIHHIIDCDMNYFQINRYALADSGAKFLFNAFDSHVWNQTMNYKNRSVSLELKLFGMMREYIAYLCNFLPNSMDRVLVHEFGTATVRDAIKHDIQHAANHIEQILETRRIHNI
- a CDS encoding GyrI-like domain-containing protein — its product is MEVIALLRSGKMQPTLVDISEYKIIGIGNIGKPTHPGDVWPALFTRINEVTDRINHHETIGLIKRNEPGYLAGVRTESLSEVPEGMFMYKIPAGQYAGVTHRGPISKINESFEKLIYWLSTNNYEEFDVVCIEIYDERFKGEEDDSELDMFIQLKPI
- a CDS encoding SF0329 family protein — encoded protein: MSWSKLKQHLESFLCPALYGRVEYRATSYRYLPDKAGLCYIAVDKKNVFNMSDITLIKWYQTELEIKNDSDIQIPISNEEIETVRKETKGNVPEDRLKVIARNRKISEYAKELLSAQQSLSKSNFTVVAKKFLSISIEESIESNDILLNILALVDRRVGKKRILDMNEKMKLKHPIVQYFYELRLSTL
- a CDS encoding cell wall hydrolase — protein: MAVVKARKRDIDMLARLLRAEAETEGEMGMLLVGNVGINRIRANCSDFKGIRTIPEMINQAHAFEALQHGLYYQNARDRERRLAQRAVNGERNWPAKFSLWYFRPGSFENPGPCPPTWYNQPLAGRWKKHCFYEPTAEECESVYSTF
- a CDS encoding GNAT family N-acetyltransferase, translated to MRNIDYINYYWQDDEVRLRSIQAEDWESSYLSGFDTPARRFLECVIELPPTISGAKKFVEANVEFSSTNGRIMFTIENLNGESVGGINLNSIDERNGTFSIGIVIDKEYRGKGYGTRAMKILLKYAFLERRLNKFNDYVLEGNEASARMVQKLGCVREGVRRQVVYINGQYLDFILFGLTKDEYIEKHKVI
- a CDS encoding uridine kinase family protein; amino-acid sequence: MQRKVSNTKEELEKLKPIIVGIAGGSGSGKSTYCEIIVKELKDYQVAVVSTDDFYKKDLPKMISPVSNMEYDDFNHPDALDYNKLMVHINNLLSTDNHPEVVILEGIFTLYFEELRKMLDLKIFVDLDSDERMYRRIRRNMKNWGAGFDEVATYYLDAAKHREIEFVLRTKNFADIVINGNHLEGISKNIICCWISSMIKK
- a CDS encoding glycoside hydrolase family 3 N-terminal domain-containing protein; amino-acid sequence: MQVKLMTICGAVLASMLLWAGSAAAEERFVDLQHSKWAEDSITYMAKRGTVAGYGNGIFMPEGHVTRAQAVTFMVRELYPQQLQQAVEGTKYTDVPTTHPFYREITIAAKNGLASGFPDGTFHPDTPISRAETAAFLSRAYSLEEGKQPVGLTDTQKHWAAAPILIMSSNGLISGYSDGTYRPDQPVTRAEFAVFMTRVIRFEREEAIRAHDWDRLLSYMTVSEQVGQMLMPDIRQWNGQVTTTVNEGLKRSIHDQDLGGLILFDKNIVDMRQVTTLTHHLQMEAGDIPLFLGIDQEGGVIKRIPGGTNLPGQMALGATRDTKLAEAAGQLTGEELRALGLQVNFAPVLDINSNPDNPIIGMRSFGSDADLVTRLGLATMKGLRQSGVIAGVKHFPGHGDTTVDSHLGMPVLTHNRERLDAVELKPFRAAIDNGVEMIMTAHIAFPVVDNEHIISLKDGNSVPIPATLSKKVLTGLLRGELGYKGVIISDAFTMNAIAEHFGENKAVERAVSAGVDIILMPQDPAAAHQTLLNAVKRGTIPIETIQASVKRILELKSKYGLFDRSESLAHKLAELNHVIGSEEHRTVEREIAERAVTLLAGRDSGHPDQIHKGDRVVIAATEEEQAKQLERQLIQAANNLSLKTEIFVIGQGKTNEALQAFDKADYVILASYQFRNVASQFKWADYQTLVDEMNKRNKRYTLLSLGNPYETIYLQNVRSGLAVYGKQEPNTAAGIKVLFGRLEASGVLPVTTDQSTVSTN
- a CDS encoding TetR/AcrR family transcriptional regulator: MIEKIDRRILRTRTLLREVLLDLAPEKSLENITVKELTDTAGLNRGTFYLHYQGIQDFYEQFKNEILEQFHRIIKKLGHTLGNREPFKDPPAGYVRPFEFVFEQKRFFKVFLGPGGDTDLSRQMTELINQQFINAYRAEYRQTNSADIPAKQQYLFAYLASAYVGTIQFWIQREFDLSPIDMAVLFSQISRLGSAHVPIVR
- a CDS encoding MDR family MFS transporter, coding for MINHQEALESSRQLNEVPTRRTFILALMAIIPGMMMVMIDSTAMNVAIPSLTRDFGVSFDALQWVITGYMLAMSVTIPLAGWFSDRHGAAKAYIITVILFVMGSLLCALAQNAMQLTIFRIIQGLGGGMVQPIGMAMVFRLAPENKKGQIMGMLGIPMLLAPASGPVLSGWLLESSGWHWIFLINLPLGMITVYLGTRYLVDANSLKITSSLDTKHPLDIIGLFLAPMAFVLLALSINMDAVSWLVWLMGAAGIILLIWLWLHEIKHPHPILALQAFRAISFRRGMFVSWIQYIALNGSLVFIPQYLQNFRGYSPFQAGLVMSLLAITSGLLMPIGGKLFDRVGIRPLAGSGLGTIALGLMLLSQIGPDTGGVLIGGIVGLLGIGMGLCMMSLNTYILQSAPAELISRVTPLTSASSNLIIPIAIAGLSNFLAIRAAVRTTQVGGNTSMAEMAGYSDTFLFTACIALFGALFSLLLKPKRKG
- a CDS encoding sporulation protein YjcZ; this translates as MSDVRGGFFTSTGTILVLFILLVIVSCACIGGFGI